A window of Chitinophaga sp. MM2321 contains these coding sequences:
- a CDS encoding alpha-isopropylmalate synthase regulatory domain-containing protein → MSVAQRYVEIMDTTLRDGEQTSGVSFSPSEKLTIARLLLTEVKVDRIEIASARVSEGEFTAVKAITKWAKANGLLNKVEVLTFVDGAVSVEWMVRAGAKVMNLLTKGSLNHLTHQLKKKPEEHFADVAAVIALAKKKGLACNVYLEDWSNGMRHSKAYVFQYLDFLQRQPVKRIMLPDTLGVLTPSEVSVFITEIVQRYPKLHFDFHAHNDYDLGTANVLEGVKAGAHGIHLTINGMGERAGNAPLASAIAVLNDFMPSIKTAVAEESLYSASKLVETFSGFRIPANKPVVGENVFTQTAGIHADGDKKNKLYFSDLMPERFGRQRMYALGKTSGKANIENNLQQLGIQLSEPDLKKVTQRIIELGDKKEVLTQADLPYIISDILDSSRIEEKVCIENYVLTHSKNLNPSVTLRILIDGELFEEHSQGDGQYDAFMNALKKVYKKKKQELPALTDYTVHIPPGGKSDALCETIITWSFNNKEFKTRGLDSDQTVSAIKATQKMLNLI, encoded by the coding sequence ATGTCAGTTGCCCAGCGTTATGTTGAAATAATGGATACCACGCTCCGCGATGGTGAGCAAACCAGTGGTGTTTCTTTTTCACCATCGGAGAAGTTAACCATTGCCCGGCTTTTATTAACCGAAGTAAAAGTAGACAGGATCGAAATTGCCTCTGCCCGTGTGTCTGAAGGTGAATTTACTGCGGTAAAAGCAATTACCAAATGGGCGAAGGCGAATGGTTTATTGAACAAGGTGGAAGTGCTGACATTTGTTGATGGAGCGGTTTCCGTAGAATGGATGGTGCGGGCAGGTGCTAAAGTAATGAACCTGCTGACAAAAGGTTCCCTGAACCATTTAACACATCAGTTAAAGAAAAAACCGGAAGAACATTTTGCAGATGTAGCAGCTGTTATTGCACTGGCAAAGAAAAAAGGGCTTGCATGTAATGTGTACCTGGAAGACTGGAGCAATGGCATGCGGCATTCAAAAGCATATGTTTTTCAATACCTGGATTTTTTGCAACGTCAGCCGGTAAAAAGGATCATGTTGCCGGATACTTTAGGTGTACTGACACCATCGGAAGTAAGCGTATTCATAACAGAAATTGTACAGCGATATCCCAAGCTCCATTTCGATTTTCATGCACACAATGATTACGACCTGGGCACCGCCAATGTATTGGAAGGTGTAAAAGCCGGTGCGCACGGTATTCACCTCACCATTAATGGTATGGGTGAAAGAGCGGGCAACGCCCCGTTGGCCAGTGCCATCGCTGTATTGAATGATTTCATGCCTTCCATAAAAACAGCCGTAGCTGAAGAGTCGTTATACAGTGCAAGTAAGCTGGTAGAAACATTTTCGGGTTTCCGTATCCCGGCCAACAAACCGGTAGTGGGAGAAAATGTATTTACACAAACAGCCGGTATTCACGCGGATGGCGATAAAAAGAATAAACTATATTTCAGTGACCTGATGCCGGAACGTTTTGGCCGGCAACGCATGTATGCCCTGGGCAAAACAAGCGGAAAGGCCAACATCGAAAATAATTTACAGCAACTCGGTATACAACTGTCTGAACCGGATCTGAAAAAAGTAACACAGCGTATCATTGAACTGGGCGATAAGAAAGAAGTGCTTACACAGGCCGATCTTCCTTACATCATTTCTGATATACTGGATAGCAGCAGGATCGAGGAAAAGGTATGCATAGAAAACTATGTACTCACCCATTCCAAAAACCTTAACCCGTCTGTAACCCTGAGAATCCTTATCGATGGCGAACTCTTTGAAGAACACTCACAGGGCGACGGGCAATACGATGCATTTATGAATGCATTGAAAAAAGTGTACAAAAAGAAAAAACAGGAATTGCCCGCATTAACAGACTACACCGTACACATACCGCCAGGTGGTAAAAGTGATGCGTTATGCGAAACAATCATTACCTGGAGCTTTAACAATAAAGAATTCAAAACGAGGGGGCTCGACAGCGATCAAACGGTATCTGCGATCAAGGCAACACAAAAAATGTTGAACTTAATATAA